Below is a window of bacterium DNA.
GCCTTAACATGTTCATCTGTCCAGACATGTATCGGTGCAATCTCAACAAAGGACTTTATGTCCCGAAAGGCTGCCTCAATGATGTGTTTGTCCTGATATGGTGTAATAATATCCTCTGAGCTGATTTCGAAAAGGGCTTTTTCTTTTTCTATATGATTAGTAACCAACATCCAGAAGCCGTCTATCTGACCCTGGCTTCTAAGTTCTTGTTCATCGATGGTTACTTGGGCCTGGTAGGTTCTTACCCTTTGAGGGACTCCTTTAGAATCTCGGCGCATAATATGTATCTCGTTCAGTGTTATCTCGACTATATGGTTTAATTTCCTTCTCTTTTTTTCTTTATCGAATCTCTTTTTGGTTGTGGTGAGGTTGCGGGATTTTACCGCCTGCCTTAATTCCTGATTTTGAAGTCTTACAAACTCTTTGAAATCCTCAATACTCTTTAGACGGGCATCCTGTTGATCCTTGAAGAGCTGGGGATTAAAACAGAGAATATATCGGCGTTTACCCTCTTGCCTTATCTCTTTAAAGTATGTAGAGCCATTGAACCTGGTAAAGTTATGATAACGTAGCAATGAGCCCTCTTTCTCCTTTAGCTTTAGATCACTAAGGGAAGAGAAATTGAATCCGCTTACAGATTCAACCTGGTTTCGATCCAGGGCAGAGATATACTTTATATCTTCTCCTTCAAGGAGCCTCAGGTTCTCATCAGAGACCATGCCCCGGTCAAAGACCAGGGTTGAATTGGTGATCTTAAATCTCTTAGAGAGTTTCTCTACGAGTCCAAGGATAGTAGTGGTATCGGCGGTATTTCCCGCAAGAACCTCCCAGTAGAAGGGATAACCATTCTTATCTACAAC
It encodes the following:
- a CDS encoding IS1634 family transposase, whose product is FNLIRSKEPGSLESVFYDLSSSTFSGSRCILSKWGHCKEGFKTHVVLALVVDKNGYPFYWEVLAGNTADTTTILGLVEKLSKRFKITNSTLVFDRGMVSDENLRLLEGEDIKYISALDRNQVESVSGFNFSSLSDLKLKEKEGSLLRYHNFTRFNGSTYFKEIRQEGKRRYILCFNPQLFKDQQDARLKSIEDFKEFVRLQNQELRQAVKSRNLTTTKKRFDKEKKRRKLNHIVEITLNEIHIMRRDSKGVPQRVRTYQAQVTIDEQELRSQGQIDGFWMLVTNHIEKEKALFEISSEDIITPYQDKHIIEAAFRDIKSFVEIAPIHVWTDEHVKAHYTICVLAYLINRTITRRLHENPGKQTADVITHETLYEAVDDCKVDEILVKNIGLKFCSITELNHIQKELLIRVGIDSLIANPGGEELVLLM